One window of the Actinomycetota bacterium genome contains the following:
- a CDS encoding DUF559 domain-containing protein, translated as MLWLGTGAAASHRAASIVWGLDGLESAPVELTTSGRRRASDPGLVVHRARAWRPGDITIRGAFRVTSVPKTVLDLCGVVRPSVVELAIESALRRRLTTRGQLEDALERSAVTVIGRGILRELLGDLPSSATESTLETIVWRLLVDEGLRPVRQYEVRTEDGRFVARVDFAYPAVRVAVEADGRRFHSAKADWSRDLFRSNALTSLGWVVYRVTWDDATKRPRRVAADVRALLARRARPEP; from the coding sequence CAGCCTCGCACAGGGCCGCGTCCATCGTGTGGGGCCTCGATGGGCTTGAGTCCGCGCCGGTCGAGCTGACGACCTCGGGACGGCGACGAGCCTCCGACCCGGGGCTCGTCGTGCATCGGGCCCGGGCTTGGCGGCCCGGCGACATCACGATCCGAGGTGCGTTCCGTGTGACGTCCGTCCCCAAGACAGTTCTGGACCTCTGCGGGGTCGTCAGACCCTCAGTGGTGGAGCTCGCGATCGAGTCGGCGTTGCGCCGGCGTCTCACGACCCGCGGCCAGCTCGAGGACGCACTCGAGCGATCCGCCGTCACGGTCATCGGCCGCGGGATCCTGCGCGAGCTCCTCGGCGACCTGCCCTCATCGGCCACAGAGAGCACGCTCGAGACGATCGTGTGGCGACTGCTCGTCGACGAAGGCCTGCGACCGGTTCGCCAGTACGAGGTTCGCACGGAAGACGGCCGGTTCGTCGCCCGGGTGGATTTCGCGTATCCCGCGGTACGCGTCGCCGTCGAGGCCGACGGCCGTCGATTCCACTCGGCGAAGGCCGACTGGAGTCGCGATCTCTTTCGCTCGAACGCCCTCACGAGTCTGGGATGGGTCGTCTACCGGGTGACGTGGGACGATGCGACGAAGCGACCACGGCGCGTCGCCGCCGACGTGCGCGCGCTCCTCGCACGACGTGCGCGACCAGAACCTTGA
- a CDS encoding isocitrate/isopropylmalate dehydrogenase family protein: MTYRVTFIPGDGVGPELSEATRRVLEATGVAFDWDVQDAGVDVMDKYGTPLPDHVLESIRATKVAIKGPITTPVGTGFRSVNVALRKELDLYCCLRPCKSYEGIPGAVPGVDIVICRENHEDLYAGIEFEQGTADAKKVIDFLNGIQPKQIREDSGISIKPISIFGTTRIAKFAMEYARKYKRAKVTAVHKSNIMKFSDGLFLHTCEAVAKDYPDIEFEERIVDNLSMQLVKRPQEYDVLVLPNLYGDIISDLCAGLIGGLGIAPGANLGDEVAVFEATHGSAPKYKGQNKVNPMAMMFSGVLMLRHLAEDAAADALEGALAAVIKEGKSVTYDLKERRDDPTAVGTSQVADAVIDRLNA; encoded by the coding sequence ATGACCTATCGAGTGACCTTTATCCCCGGCGACGGGGTCGGCCCCGAGCTGTCCGAAGCCACCCGCCGCGTCCTTGAAGCGACCGGCGTCGCGTTCGACTGGGACGTCCAGGACGCCGGCGTCGACGTGATGGACAAGTACGGGACCCCATTGCCCGACCACGTCCTCGAGTCGATCCGCGCCACCAAGGTCGCGATCAAGGGCCCCATTACCACCCCCGTCGGCACGGGCTTCCGCAGTGTCAACGTCGCTCTTCGGAAGGAACTCGACCTCTACTGCTGTCTGCGGCCCTGCAAGTCCTACGAGGGCATCCCCGGCGCCGTCCCCGGCGTCGACATCGTGATCTGCCGCGAGAACCACGAGGACCTCTACGCCGGCATCGAGTTCGAGCAGGGAACCGCCGACGCCAAGAAGGTCATCGACTTCCTCAACGGGATCCAACCCAAACAGATCCGGGAGGACTCCGGGATCTCGATCAAGCCGATCTCGATCTTCGGCACGACGCGAATCGCCAAGTTTGCGATGGAGTACGCGCGCAAGTACAAGCGCGCCAAGGTCACAGCCGTCCACAAGTCCAACATAATGAAGTTCTCCGACGGGCTCTTCCTCCACACCTGCGAGGCGGTCGCCAAGGACTACCCAGATATCGAGTTCGAGGAACGCATCGTGGACAACCTGTCGATGCAGCTCGTGAAGCGGCCGCAGGAGTACGACGTGCTCGTGCTCCCGAACCTGTACGGCGACATCATCTCGGACCTGTGCGCCGGGCTCATCGGCGGGCTCGGGATCGCGCCTGGGGCGAACCTCGGCGACGAGGTCGCGGTGTTCGAAGCGACGCACGGCAGCGCCCCGAAGTACAAGGGTCAGAACAAGGTCAACCCGATGGCGATGATGTTCTCCGGCGTATTGATGCTCCGTCACCTCGCCGAGGACGCAGCGGCCGACGCGCTGGAAGGCGCGCTCGCGGCGGTCATCAAGGAGGGGAAGAGCGTCACCTACGACCTGAAGGAGCGCCGCGACGACCCCACGGCGGTCGGCACCAGCCAGGTCGCCGACGCGGTCATCGACAGGCTGAACGCGTAG